In Methanocaldococcus sp. FS406-22, the genomic stretch GTAAATAAGAGCAATCATACTTTTCCTTATATTCCTTCCTTAATTTTTCCCTTTCTTTTTCAGAAATATCATCTAATAACCTTTCTGGAATTACATAATAAGGAATAATCTTCGAATTTTCTTTGTTTAATATCATTGCACAAGTTGTGCCAGCAATACATCCAATTGTAGAACCAGACGATACATTAATATAAAATCTAACGTCCCCAAACTCCTTCCTCTCATGAGCTATAATATCTTTCATCTTTTTAACAATATCATCCAAATCAAATAAATCTGCTTCCACAACCTCATAATTGACCCTTTTTTCTTCAAACTTTTTAATAATTGCATTTTTAAATGCTTTTCCCTGTTCTGAATCATTATTCTCAGGCATGCAAATTAAATAAACCTTTTCAGCTCTTCTCATTATCGGAACTTCAGTAATTCTATCCACTTCATAACCTTGAACTGCTATATGGACTCCTCCTCTTATTTTTTCTAAGTCATTCATCATTTCACTCACCTCATTAAAAACAGTAAGCATAGTATGCTTAATCAATAGTATGTAATATATTCTTTTTGCCATATATACATTATTGGCATCGTAATCTTCGAGATAAGAGGGATATCATGGGTTCTGCAAATGCTTTTATAATTGTTGGAAGGCCAGATTTCTTGCATAATGGGATTTATCCGACACACTGTTTAATTCTCCACGAGAATGACAAACCATGGTGGGTTTTAACTCCAATCATGAGATTTTCAAAAGATAAGTCTAAAAACTGTGACATAATCGTTTGGATTCCAACTGTTGAGCATATGCTTGAAGATGCCTTGCTAATGATTGGAATATACATAATTAAAGACAAAGAGCTCGTTTCACTTGCTAAAAAGTTCTTCAAAAATATGGAAGGGAATAGAATCTGGCTGTATGAGGATATAGAAAAAGAACATTTGGAAAAACTTAGGGAAGTTTGTAAAAAAGTGTTATCAAAGTATAATCTCAAAATTGTCATGGCAATAACTTTGGATAGCACAATACTACACCAAATTGATGTTTTAAAGGACTATAAAATTGAGTGTGAAGTTTGCACTACAAGATTTGGACGATGGAGGAAAGGTTGGAGGGGAGAATTGAAAGAATTTGAAGAATATGACATTTTAAACAAAAGTAGAAGGTTACTGGAGTAATGATAGTAAGCATTGTAAGGTTACTAAGGTAGTAAGTATTATTTATCACTTTGTATATTACATTATTCATGAGCATTACAAACCCCAAACAGTGATACTATGGAGTATGTGTTTGTCTATGGGAGTTTAAGAAAGGGCTTTTGGAATCATGAGGCTTATTTAAAAGATAGCAAATTCATTGGAAAAGGCAAAACCAAAGAGAAATATGCCATGTATGCCAATATCATTCCCTACGTTGTTGAAAATGAGAAAATCTCTCACATTGTTGGAGAAGTTTATGAAGTTGATGAAAAAACCTTGGAGAGGATTGATTGCCTTGAAGGACATCCACACTTCTATAGAAGAAAGAAAGTTCCAATAATTTTAGAATCTGGGGATGAAATAGAGGCTTGGATATACTTCTATCCGGAACCTTGTGGAGTTTTGGTAGAATCTGGAGATTATAAGGACTATAGGGGATAAATATGTGTGAGTTACTTGGAATTTGCTTTAATAAGAAAGTTAATGTTAATTTATCCTTGAATAGCTTTAAGCATAGGAGTGAAGAGCATCCGAACGGTTGGGGAATTGCATTCTATCCAGATGGCTTTGTTAGATTGATAAAAGAGCCGATTAAGATGAATGATGCTTTATTAGCTGAATGTGTTAGATGGACTAAGATAAAATCAAAGATATTCATTGCCCACATAAGAAAGGCGAGTGCTGGAAGTGAATCTTATGTTAATACCCACCCATTCATTAGAAGATTAGATGGTAGGGAGATTGCCTTTGCCCATAATGGGACTTTACTTGGATATGAGGATTTAGAGCTTGATGGGTATTATCCAATTGGAGAGACGGATTCAGAGTATGTATTCTGCTATCTGCTATCTCAAATTGGAAGGAGAGGGATTGAGTGGAATAAGGAGGGGTTTGATGAGTTATTGGATATATTAAGAAGGAAAATTAACAAATATGGGGCTTTTAATTGTTTATTCTCTGATGGAGAGTATTTGTTTGCTTATAGGGATTGTAAAGGTAGGAGAAAGTTGCATTTCTTAAAGAGAAAGCCACCCTATGGAAGAATTAGGTTGGAGGATGAGGATTATGTTATAAACTTGGGGGATGTTAAAAGTGCAAATGAAGAGGGGTTTATTATAGCTACAAATCCTCTAACTAATGAGAATTGGATGAGTTTTGAAAATGGGGAGTTGATAGTGTTTAAAAATGGGGAGATGATTTACTCTAATAAGAGATTAACTGACTTAGAATTGAAAATATTAAAAATCCTTAGAGAAAGCCCACATAGGGTTAGTTTAAGAAATATTATTAAAAATCTCAACCGTTTATCTCGAAATATAAGATATGATAGTTCTGTTGTGAGAATTGGGATTAGAAGTTTGTTGGATAAGGGATATATTAAGCAGAATGGTACGGATACTGTAAGTTGGAATCATTTAGATGCAACGTTTTATACAAAACCAGAGAAGAGGGAAGAGATTGATAGAAGGCTTAGAGAATTTGAATGGTAGGAAAGTAGGAGAATTTACATTGATTTATCAATAAAAATGGGGTGATGAGTTATGGATGAGATGGAGGCAATGCAGATTAAAGATTTTGTAAAGGATATGGATAAAACTCAGAGGATTGTTTATTATGAGCAGAAAAAGAAGAGTGTTGGCATTGCAGTATTGCTTAGCCTTGTAATTCCTGGAGCTGGGCAAATGTATCTTGGAAAGGTTGGAAAGGGGATTATAATACTATTAACATTTTGGCTTATCATACCATATCTTTATGGGATTTATGACGCCTACAAGTCTGCAAAGGATTATAATGCCCAACTTTATTCGATAATTTTTAGTAAGGAGAAAGATGAGGAAAATAAATCCTGATAAAGTGGAAGTATGGGCTACAGTTCTTTAAAAACTTTCTTTATATTGCTGACTTTGTCAATTATTGGGTTTATGTTAGGAGTTGCTGTGGGAAATTATTGGTTTTGGTTTTTGGCTGCAATTCCAACAATTGTATTGGAAGTTTGGATTGTTTATAAATTTATTACTTGGAAGCACTTCTGGAAGGTTGTTTCACCATTTCTAATAATCATGTTTATCTTCTGCCCAATAGATGCTATAATATTAGCCTTATCATTCTATATTCTAAGGATATCCCTCTTTGCTCTAAGAGAAGCGTTAAAAGGTAAAAATAATAGAATGTGATGATTATGAAGCTATGGAGTGAGAGGATTAAGGGGAGAGAAGTTCTTGAAGTTTTAGGGTGTGAGAGAGTTCCATTAACTGAGGCTTTGAATGAAATTATTGCCTTATCAATTGAATATATTGAAAAGGAGTTGTATGATATTGAATTGATGGATGATGTTTGTGATTACTACCAAAAGGATATTTTAAGTATTGATAAGCTTATTGAAGGTAGTGCAAGGATAAAATTAGGCTTAGATACAAGAAATCATGCTAAATATTGGTTGTTAGAGGTTGTTAATTGGTTTGCTGGAAATAGGTATGATTTGAAAGATGATGAGATTAGATTAGGCAATAGATTAAGGGATTGGATGAATATTGGTGTCTCTTTAGTAATTCCTAAGGAGTTAAAGCCAAAGTTTGATGAGTTTTATAAAATGGCTAAAGAATTTGATTGGGAGTTGGAGATTAGGGATAATGTCATGTTTAAAACAACATTGAATTGTAAGGAGGTTTATGTTGTCATGTTGATGGGGGATGTGGTTAATGAGAGGTTGGATAGCATTTTAGATGGTGGGGGAGTTTTTGATTTGGGAAAGAGGGTTGTTTGTGATGATGAATGGTTTAGTGGGTGGTTAGTTAAAGATATTGATGTTAATAAAAAGTATGTTGGAGGTTTTGGGAGTGTTGTGTTTGAAGAGCCGGGTAATTCTGGATATTTCAGTGGAGAGTGTTTTAATAAGAGGAAAGATTACAAAAATAGGAGGGATTGTGACGTTGATGATATACTTTGGCTTGTTGAACGTATTTTATCTCCAAATGGAATAAAATACAGAAATTTTGGTAATGGAATAGATGATTTGGTTAGAGATGTTGAGAAAATCATTGAATTGGTTGAAAAATTGTATAAAACCATTGAAAAACTAAAAAATGATGTAAAGGTTGGAGATATATCAAAAATTAATAAAAGTTTGGATGATTTAGAGTGGAATGTTTATAAGATTGAGGATTACATTGATTCAATTAAAAATAGGCGTTATAAACCAATATTTGAGTGCATAATCAATTCATTAGCAGATAATAATAAGATAAACAATGATACAATTAAGTGGGCTGAAAACAGACATTTGAGAGTTAATAAGAACCTTAAAATAGTTTATGATTTGTTCATTGCTATTTCAGAGGTTATTGAAGGTTGTAAAAATGTAGTAATGAATAAAAATCTTCCAGATTTCATTGTTCGTAGGTTGAATATAATAAATACCTTTATTGAAAAGCTATGCAACGATATTTTAAGCATAAGAGAAAATGAGGGTAAAACGTTGGGTTGTGTATTGTCAAAGTTGTATAATTCTGACAATGGAGAGAAATTAGCTAATGAGGTTAAGGAAATAGTTGATTCGTTGTATTTTGATTGCTATGATGCCTTTGTTAATACGATTGGAGAGTATGAGTTTAGATTTATAAAAAATTTGGCTTCAATGAGTTTGATATATGATTATGCAAAGGAGTTAAAGAAAGATGATGAAAAGGAGTTATTTAATCATATAATCTTTAAAATTTTAAAAATAATGGATTTGATGTTAAGGAGTATGATATTATTGAGACATTATTGAATATTAGGAAGAATTTATCATTATTTGATGATATGGAAGTTAGATACTTTGATATAGAGTTAATGGAGATTGTTAGGGGATTTTTAGAATGTTCTAAGAAAGAGGAGTTTTATAATAATGTAATGATGTTGAAAGAGTTTGTTGAGAATTTAAGGGATGTAGATATGAGGTTGAAAATGTTTAAAGGCAATTTTCCTATCAAATTTGAGGAAATTAAATATTTGTTTGAATAAAAAGAATAAAATTTATAAGTGGAAATATAGGGATAATATTAATTGTGAGAGAAGTAATAATCATAGGGGGATTGTTATGGAGGGGAGGGAGTTTTGGAAGTTGTTGGAAGAAGGTTTTTAGAGGAAGCAAATAGAAAAAAGCTGGATATTTCAGAGAATCAGTTAAAATCCGTAATCTGATTTGATAATAATTTTTGAGAGGTGGGATTGTGATAAATAAAGAAGCTCTAAAAGAAAAAATAATAGAATATTTTAAAAATAAACATAAAGATGAGTGGGAGCGTGATAAAGAGAGGATTATAAGAGATATTGACGCATTGATTAAAGATGGAGAGTTGATTAAAAGTTATAATGATGAGTCTATTAGAACATTAGGAAAAAATCTAAATGATAATGTTCTTAAAATGTTAGAGAGTGGAGAAATAGACAGAGCTAAGGAATTTGTAATGGAGATTATAAATCATCCAGAATATGAAAAAACTACAACCGTATACTATGCATTAAAATTGCTAAAAGAAGAAACCATTAAAAGAAATCTACATATAACTCCATATCAAAAAGATTCATACAAAAATGCCACATTTTTTGAAGTTTATTTAGATGATAAAATTTTATCAGATAGAAGATTGTTTATTTCATCATTTTCTAAACTTGAGAGGTTATTCTATGAGGTAATGTATATTGCTAAGGTAATTAGGAATAAAAGTGGGGCTAAATGGAGGGGAATTACTAATAAAGAACTTATAGGTATTGTTGCAAAAGTTGCGTGGTCATTTAATAGATGGAGAGGGATAAGCCAAGATTTAAAGGAATTTCATCTTAGAAATAGATACGGTTATGATTTTGTAAAAAAATTTGGATATGCTCATGAATTTTGGAATTTTAATGAGGAATTTGATTCAGAGTATTATTATGGATTCGTTCAAACAACAAATAATCCAGTTGAATTTATTGGAAAAAATGGGTTAATAGTATTTATATCAAAGAATGTTGTAGATGGGAAATGGTATTTTGTTGGATTTTATGGAATAGGAGAATACTTAAGAGATGAATATGACACTCAAAAAAGGATAATAGATTTACTTCCAGAAGAAATTAAAAAGAATATTAAAAACCATATTGAAGAATCAGAGGGTAAAGAAAGAGAATATCTTGAAAGAGTGATAAGTGGTGAAGAAACATATAAAGCAAATTTACGAAGTAAAAAAGAATATTCTACAGTTTTTGATGAGGATGCCTATGTGGAGATTTCTACAAAGGACATTTCAGTGGGGCAGGTAGGATTTTCATATATTGGACAAAATGAAAATATAAAACCAGAGACAATAAAAAGGATTCTAATGAAAGCAAAGGAAAATCATGAAAATCTTTTAAAACAGAACTTAGATGAAAATAGAAGAAAAGAAATAGAAAGAATTATTGAAAAAATAGACAAAGTTTTAGAATTGTATTTTAAAGATATTGAAAATAATAGTGGGGGTGGTACTATTCCAGAAGAATTAAAAGAGAAAATAGACAAAATTTTAGATAATAAAGGACAAATTATACTTTATGGTGTTCCTGGAACTGGAAAAACATGGTTAGCATGGAATTATGTTAAAGAAAAAACTGGAAATGATGATAGTAAGTATGAGTTTATAACATTTCATCAATCCTATTCCTATGAGGACTTTATTGAGGGCTTTAGACCAAAAAATGATAAAAATGGAAATATTACCTATGAAGTTGAAGACGGAATATTTAAGAAAATGTGTATTTTGGCAATTTGGGAGGTTTTAAAGGATAAAATTTTTGAGAATGTTAATTTTTACAAAGTATCATTAGGAGAAAAACATGAAAAAGAAATATTTGATTATTGCATTGAAAATAATGAAATAGCAGTTGGTTATAATGATGATACCGATTATACTGGATGTAAAACCATAGAAGAATTAAAGGAAAAAAGAAATAAAGATGAAGGATTTGAATCAATTAAAAATATTGTATTGGAAATGAAAAAAGGGGATATTGTATTAGTATCTTATGGTTTGGATAAAATACGGGCTATTGGTAAGGTTGTTGGTGATTATGAGTATAGAAAAGATTCACCACTTAATAAATATGGGTTTTATCAATTTAGAAAAGTGAAATGGCTTTGGATTGGGAAAAATGAGGATGAATACATTAATGTAAAAGACATACGGGATACCAACTTTTGGCAAAATACCCTATACAAATTAGATAAAAATAGTTTGAATATTGAATTCCTCAAAGAATTTATAATAAATAATCTTCCTTATAAAGAAATTAAAGAAATCGTTGTTAAAAAACTAAAAGAGCATAAAAAATCAAAAAATGTATTCAAAGAAGGGTACTTTGAAAATGCACCAAAATACTACCTAATAATTGATGAAATAAACAGAGGAAATATATCAAACATCTTAGGAGAGTTAATAACACTCTTAGAGATGGACAAGAGATTAACGGGCAAAAATGAGGTTATAGTTACATTGCTATATTCAAAAGAGCCGTTTGCAGTTCCACCAAACTTATACATTATTGGAACAATGAACACAGCAGATAGAAGCATTGCCTTATTAGATATTGCCTTAAGGAGAAGATTTGGATTTATAGAAATTGAGCCAGAAGGGGAA encodes the following:
- a CDS encoding DUF6293 family protein, yielding MMNDLEKIRGGVHIAVQGYEVDRITEVPIMRRAEKVYLICMPENNDSEQGKAFKNAIIKKFEEKRVNYEVVEADLFDLDDIVKKMKDIIAHERKEFGDVRFYINVSSGSTIGCIAGTTCAMILNKENSKIIPYYVIPERLLDDISEKEREKLRKEYKEKYDCSYLPRSFGVRGIRLIYPFEVSLPREELLIFLKFIGRAGSRGLTIKELSILTKEEFLNADVYDERSIKELIKAVGGSVKKMKSLVKELKDIVGSDIDDLKKIIDWRKKCRSSVNSTKQSDLVWINKNVVEKLLELELIEKPEKIGKSKYVRISEKGKMLLNYVG
- a CDS encoding class II glutamine amidotransferase translates to MCELLGICFNKKVNVNLSLNSFKHRSEEHPNGWGIAFYPDGFVRLIKEPIKMNDALLAECVRWTKIKSKIFIAHIRKASAGSESYVNTHPFIRRLDGREIAFAHNGTLLGYEDLELDGYYPIGETDSEYVFCYLLSQIGRRGIEWNKEGFDELLDILRRKINKYGAFNCLFSDGEYLFAYRDCKGRRKLHFLKRKPPYGRIRLEDEDYVINLGDVKSANEEGFIIATNPLTNENWMSFENGELIVFKNGEMIYSNKRLTDLELKILKILRESPHRVSLRNIIKNLNRLSRNIRYDSSVVRIGIRSLLDKGYIKQNGTDTVSWNHLDATFYTKPEKREEIDRRLREFEW
- a CDS encoding TM2 domain-containing protein; this encodes MDEMEAMQIKDFVKDMDKTQRIVYYEQKKKSVGIAVLLSLVIPGAGQMYLGKVGKGIIILLTFWLIIPYLYGIYDAYKSAKDYNAQLYSIIFSKEKDEENKS
- a CDS encoding AAA family ATPase; this encodes MINKEALKEKIIEYFKNKHKDEWERDKERIIRDIDALIKDGELIKSYNDESIRTLGKNLNDNVLKMLESGEIDRAKEFVMEIINHPEYEKTTTVYYALKLLKEETIKRNLHITPYQKDSYKNATFFEVYLDDKILSDRRLFISSFSKLERLFYEVMYIAKVIRNKSGAKWRGITNKELIGIVAKVAWSFNRWRGISQDLKEFHLRNRYGYDFVKKFGYAHEFWNFNEEFDSEYYYGFVQTTNNPVEFIGKNGLIVFISKNVVDGKWYFVGFYGIGEYLRDEYDTQKRIIDLLPEEIKKNIKNHIEESEGKEREYLERVISGEETYKANLRSKKEYSTVFDEDAYVEISTKDISVGQVGFSYIGQNENIKPETIKRILMKAKENHENLLKQNLDENRRKEIERIIEKIDKVLELYFKDIENNSGGGTIPEELKEKIDKILDNKGQIILYGVPGTGKTWLAWNYVKEKTGNDDSKYEFITFHQSYSYEDFIEGFRPKNDKNGNITYEVEDGIFKKMCILAIWEVLKDKIFENVNFYKVSLGEKHEKEIFDYCIENNEIAVGYNDDTDYTGCKTIEELKEKRNKDEGFESIKNIVLEMKKGDIVLVSYGLDKIRAIGKVVGDYEYRKDSPLNKYGFYQFRKVKWLWIGKNEDEYINVKDIRDTNFWQNTLYKLDKNSLNIEFLKEFIINNLPYKEIKEIVVKKLKEHKKSKNVFKEGYFENAPKYYLIIDEINRGNISNILGELITLLEMDKRLTGKNEVIVTLLYSKEPFAVPPNLYIIGTMNTADRSIALLDIALRRRFGFIEIEPEGELLTENKLLENWRKICKKMRNIKKLKMRLMNYLMS
- a CDS encoding gamma-glutamylcyclotransferase, with translation MEYVFVYGSLRKGFWNHEAYLKDSKFIGKGKTKEKYAMYANIIPYVVENEKISHIVGEVYEVDEKTLERIDCLEGHPHFYRRKKVPIILESGDEIEAWIYFYPEPCGVLVESGDYKDYRG